CTACTACGCCCAGAACGAGCTGCAGGCGGTCTTCACCGGCGACGGCAGGTGGAAGCTGCAACTGCCGCACACGTTCCGGTCGCTTGCGGGCCGGCCCGGTGGCACGAACGGCATCCCGGCGAAATACCAGAACACACCCATCGTGCAGGCCGAGCTTTACGACCTCTCGACGGACATAGGCGAGAAGGTGAACCTCGCTTCATCCAACCCGGCCATCGTCGAGCGCCTGCTTGCCGAGGCCGAGAACGCCCGC
The sequence above is a segment of the Verrucomicrobiota bacterium genome. Coding sequences within it:
- a CDS encoding arylsulfatase, which encodes YYAQNELQAVFTGDGRWKLQLPHTFRSLAGRPGGTNGIPAKYQNTPIVQAELYDLSTDIGEKVNLASSNPAIVERLLAEAENARAELGDSLTQRGGSGVREPGRLADSK